The following coding sequences are from one Geothrix sp. window:
- a CDS encoding FliO/MopB family protein, translated as MLRRWVLFLGLAAGLGLGAQAQGRPAPPPTASEKELQAPLTLEDGKPTPGQAAEAPPSGLRAFGSLVLVLGLAGASLWALKKYGRGRIPGGGGHKLRVEETLALGDRRFVSILDVEGERFLIALAPQGISLLSRLDPGDRGEPGTFDDALNRQVDLGRPVPVKEMEAMLRQGGGGQ; from the coding sequence GTGCTGCGACGGTGGGTGCTTTTCCTTGGATTGGCGGCGGGCCTGGGTCTTGGGGCCCAGGCTCAGGGGCGGCCCGCCCCCCCGCCCACGGCTTCGGAAAAGGAACTGCAGGCTCCCTTGACGCTGGAGGACGGAAAACCGACGCCCGGTCAGGCTGCGGAGGCACCCCCCTCGGGCCTGCGGGCCTTCGGATCGCTGGTGCTGGTGCTGGGGCTGGCGGGCGCCAGCCTGTGGGCCCTCAAGAAATACGGCCGCGGCCGGATCCCCGGCGGGGGCGGCCACAAGCTGCGGGTGGAGGAGACCCTGGCCCTGGGCGACCGGCGCTTCGTGTCGATTCTGGACGTGGAAGGCGAGCGGTTCCTCATTGCTCTGGCGCCCCAGGGCATCAGCCTGCTTTCGCGGCTGGATCCTGGTGACCGGGGCGAGCCGGGCACCTTCGATGACGCCCTGAACCGCCAGGTGGATCTGGGCCGTCCCGTCCCCGTGAAGGAGATGGAAGCGATGCTCAGGCAGGGTGGGGGCGGACAGTGA
- the fliP gene encoding flagellar type III secretion system pore protein FliP (The bacterial flagellar biogenesis protein FliP forms a type III secretion system (T3SS)-type pore required for flagellar assembly.), whose protein sequence is MRWLPTLLLLTAGLSLCAQQAAPLPSVTVDFGKAPTGPALSSSLQAMLLLTILTLAPTILMTATSFTRIVVVMHFLRQGLGTQQTPSNQVLISLSLVLTFFIMAPTAREINSTVLQPLQRNELTTDQALDRTAAPMKVFMLRHTRKKDLSLFLKIAKAPAPRTKADVPMECLLPAFLISELKTAFEIGFMIFLPFLVVDMVVASILLSMGMMMLPPVVISLPFKVLLFVLVDGWYLIVGSLVRGYTG, encoded by the coding sequence ATGCGCTGGCTTCCCACGCTCCTCCTGCTGACGGCGGGCCTGAGCCTCTGCGCGCAGCAGGCGGCGCCCCTGCCGTCCGTCACCGTGGATTTCGGCAAGGCACCTACGGGCCCGGCCCTCAGCTCCAGCCTGCAGGCCATGCTGCTGCTGACGATCCTGACCCTGGCCCCGACCATCCTCATGACCGCCACCAGCTTCACGCGCATCGTGGTGGTGATGCACTTCCTCCGCCAGGGCCTGGGCACTCAGCAGACGCCCTCGAACCAGGTGCTCATCAGCCTCTCGCTGGTGCTCACCTTCTTCATCATGGCGCCCACGGCGCGGGAAATTAACAGTACCGTCCTCCAGCCCCTGCAGCGCAATGAGCTGACCACGGACCAGGCCCTGGACCGCACGGCGGCGCCCATGAAGGTGTTCATGCTGCGTCACACGCGGAAGAAGGACCTGTCGCTGTTCCTCAAGATCGCCAAGGCCCCGGCGCCCAGGACCAAGGCCGACGTGCCCATGGAATGCCTGCTTCCGGCCTTTCTCATCAGCGAGCTGAAGACCGCCTTCGAGATCGGCTTCATGATCTTCCTGCCCTTCCTGGTGGTGGACATGGTGGTGGCCAGCATCCTGCTCAGCATGGGCATGATGATGCTGCCGCCGGTGGTGATCTCGCTGCCCTTCAAGGTGCTGCTCTTCGTGCTTGTGGACGGCTGGTACCTGATCGTCGGCTCCCTGGTGAGGGGGTACACCGGATGA
- the fliQ gene encoding flagellar biosynthesis protein FliQ — protein sequence MNELLIAQIGKEALKTALLVAGPALLVSLVVGLIVSVFQVVTSLQDQTIAFVPKVIAVMVVVAISFPWMMQVMLRFTTRMFTDFNAVVRQLT from the coding sequence ATGAACGAGCTGCTGATCGCCCAGATCGGAAAGGAAGCCCTCAAGACCGCGCTGCTGGTGGCTGGACCGGCCCTGCTGGTGTCGCTCGTGGTGGGTCTGATCGTCTCCGTGTTCCAGGTGGTGACGAGCCTCCAGGACCAGACCATCGCCTTCGTGCCCAAGGTCATCGCCGTGATGGTGGTGGTGGCCATCAGCTTCCCCTGGATGATGCAGGTGATGCTCCGGTTCACCACGCGCATGTTCACCGACTTCAATGCCGTCGTACGACAGCTGACCTGA
- a CDS encoding flagellar biosynthetic protein FliR: MTPTLMNTSVWAITGAKAVLWVLVLTRMTGLLATLPILGSEQVPLQLRAALGALLTTVLLPVVPVPANLPSGLPELVGLMASELAIGLLLGSVVAWILEAVSFAGTLMDTQMGFSFVQFLDPATSQSTSISGSLMMQISALLVFLTGLHHQMILALVDSYRIAPMGQGVPLQAFGLITLIGQMLAKGFQLAFPVLAVLFLIDLILGISGKFMPQLQLLQLSFPLKIALGMTVLGLVLRELGPWLSPLLASAPKLALKLLGG, translated from the coding sequence GTGACCCCCACGCTCATGAACACCTCCGTCTGGGCCATCACGGGCGCCAAGGCGGTGCTGTGGGTGCTGGTGCTCACGCGCATGACGGGCCTGCTGGCGACCCTGCCGATCCTGGGCTCCGAACAGGTGCCGCTGCAGCTCCGGGCGGCCCTGGGCGCGCTGCTGACGACGGTGCTGCTGCCGGTCGTCCCCGTTCCGGCCAACCTCCCCTCGGGGCTGCCCGAGCTGGTGGGGCTGATGGCCTCGGAGCTGGCGATCGGCCTCCTCCTGGGGAGCGTGGTGGCCTGGATCCTCGAGGCGGTGTCCTTCGCCGGGACCCTCATGGATACCCAGATGGGCTTCTCCTTCGTCCAGTTCCTGGATCCCGCCACCTCCCAGAGCACCTCGATCTCCGGCTCCCTGATGATGCAGATCTCCGCCCTCCTGGTCTTCCTCACGGGGCTGCACCATCAGATGATCCTGGCGCTGGTGGACAGCTACCGCATCGCGCCCATGGGGCAGGGGGTGCCGCTCCAGGCCTTCGGCCTGATCACCCTGATCGGGCAGATGCTGGCCAAGGGCTTCCAGCTGGCCTTCCCCGTGCTGGCCGTGCTGTTCCTGATCGACCTGATCCTGGGCATCTCCGGGAAGTTCATGCCCCAGCTGCAGCTGCTGCAGCTTAGTTTCCCGCTGAAGATCGCCCTGGGCATGACGGTGCTGGGCCTGGTCCTCCGGGAGCTGGGTCCCTGGCTCTCCCCGCTCCTGGCCTCTGCGCCGAAGCTCGCCCTGAAGCTGCTGGGAGGTTGA
- the flhB gene encoding flagellar biosynthesis protein FlhB produces the protein MAHDPGKTEKATPKRRQKAREEGSVPRSADFDGAILLWGNFFLFLGLGGATMALLTRQVAHFLERARPGALADAGQVTLLGDVFMILGRLLLPFLLINLLVALITGFSQRGFTISAKPLLPKFEKLDPAKGFQRLFSSKALVDLLKSLAKFALLAWVAYGVLAPRIPALLGTLKLPLGQSLNLFQGTVFALYRNVMLAMLVLAVADFIWQRTSWEKSIRMTKQEVKDEFKDADGSPEIKQRQKSIMMAAARRRMLSEVPKATVVVTNPTHVAVALRYDEKTLAPVCVAKGLDHLALKIREKAKESGVPILERPEVARALYRSVEVSKPIPRDLYQAVAQVLAFVYRLRGAA, from the coding sequence GTGGCGCACGATCCCGGCAAGACCGAGAAGGCCACCCCCAAACGACGGCAAAAGGCCCGGGAGGAGGGCTCCGTCCCGCGCAGCGCCGACTTCGACGGCGCCATCCTGCTCTGGGGGAACTTCTTCCTCTTCCTGGGGCTGGGCGGGGCCACCATGGCCCTGCTGACCAGGCAGGTCGCCCATTTCCTCGAGAGAGCCAGGCCCGGGGCCCTGGCGGATGCGGGCCAGGTGACGCTGCTCGGCGATGTCTTCATGATTCTGGGACGGCTCCTGCTGCCCTTCCTGCTCATCAATCTGCTGGTGGCGCTGATCACCGGGTTCTCCCAGCGCGGATTCACCATCAGCGCGAAACCGCTCCTGCCGAAATTCGAGAAGCTGGACCCGGCCAAGGGGTTCCAGCGCCTCTTCTCCTCGAAGGCCCTGGTGGATCTTCTCAAGAGCCTGGCCAAGTTCGCCCTGCTGGCCTGGGTGGCCTATGGTGTGCTGGCGCCGCGGATTCCGGCGCTCCTCGGCACCCTGAAACTGCCCCTGGGGCAGTCCCTGAACCTGTTCCAGGGGACGGTTTTCGCGCTCTACCGCAACGTGATGTTGGCCATGCTGGTGCTTGCCGTCGCTGATTTCATCTGGCAGCGCACCTCCTGGGAGAAGAGCATCCGGATGACCAAGCAGGAAGTGAAGGACGAGTTCAAGGACGCCGACGGCAGCCCCGAGATCAAACAGCGGCAGAAGTCCATCATGATGGCGGCGGCCCGCCGCCGCATGCTGTCCGAAGTGCCCAAGGCCACGGTGGTGGTGACCAATCCCACCCACGTGGCCGTGGCCCTGCGCTACGACGAGAAGACCCTCGCCCCGGTCTGCGTGGCCAAGGGGCTCGACCACCTGGCGCTGAAGATCAGGGAGAAGGCCAAGGAATCCGGCGTGCCCATCCTCGAGCGCCCCGAGGTGGCGCGGGCCCTCTACCGCTCGGTGGAGGTCAGCAAGCCCATCCCCCGCGACCTCTACCAGGCCGTCGCCCAGGTGCTGGCCTTCGTGTACCGGCTCCGGGGGGCCGCATGA
- a CDS encoding response regulator, with product MTRPIVPPHLPAPSLLLVDDDPMPRETLSTLLSAEGFQVVTASTGEEAEGKLKAEQPPFDLVITDLVMPGKTGMDVLKCALNRNPSCTVLVLTGFGSVREATEAMELGAFDFVTKPMQIDQFRNTLRRLMERRTLTHERDELRDKVKALTERAERLETTLGRMEILANQMAPTSGPARPDALADLERLAALKSKGLLSDEEFEQGKKNLLARWLA from the coding sequence TTGACCCGGCCCATCGTTCCGCCCCACCTCCCCGCCCCCAGCCTCCTGCTGGTGGACGATGACCCCATGCCCCGGGAGACGCTCTCGACGCTGCTCTCGGCCGAGGGATTCCAGGTGGTGACCGCCTCCACGGGCGAAGAGGCCGAGGGGAAGCTCAAGGCTGAGCAGCCGCCCTTCGACCTGGTCATCACGGACCTGGTCATGCCCGGCAAGACCGGGATGGACGTGCTGAAGTGCGCCCTGAACCGGAATCCCAGCTGCACGGTGCTGGTCCTCACCGGATTCGGAAGCGTCCGCGAGGCCACCGAGGCCATGGAGCTCGGCGCCTTCGACTTCGTCACCAAACCGATGCAGATCGACCAGTTCCGGAACACCCTGCGGCGGCTCATGGAGCGGCGGACGCTCACTCATGAGCGGGACGAACTTCGGGACAAGGTGAAGGCCCTGACCGAACGCGCTGAGCGGCTGGAAACCACCCTTGGGCGCATGGAGATCCTGGCCAACCAGATGGCCCCGACCAGTGGACCCGCCCGCCCGGACGCCCTGGCGGACCTGGAGCGCCTCGCCGCGCTGAAGTCCAAGGGGCTCCTCTCGGATGAGGAGTTCGAGCAGGGGAAGAAGAACCTCCTGGCCCGGTGGCTCGCATGA
- a CDS encoding tetratricopeptide repeat protein, with protein sequence MRRRGDRAVWLFLLVAFPLLAQHAAPAKAEPHAPAAKAPTGRMTDADVAELAKGALTAENLTSIRAALGRLKAHTFKSSKVPERELVLYAQGVLEARLGNLPGATVALKKLERQWPKSPFMGEAHTILAEDALVHRRYKEAEGRLHQALAADIPSELKRKPQELLIWALVEQERPQEALPIVQSLRPLEGREKPSERGLAAIVEVLCATGEREQAQGARKDFQNLYPKSELMPRVDLVWGRLLGRSGEAQESAQVLRKLIKDYPGSSQADDARLALANLLTDGSLPDTKDLPSAEALLAEVRKAGKGLPKRTAQVVELRLLVGKLLWEDALNLVDRMDPATRETVPEVKKLWTEAWNAWVGQRLEKGFPGELLARLKAGTFAALEPAFRKGVVELLAAQGLLELIPRLLPEAPAAERGGLRKAALAKVQPEAQPQAILRLLPAKAETPDEALLRARAEGALEHWAPLRAALGRARPGPERMAGVLRLLQRPVAAPETGAQRLQEAEGWLRRATEKPEVREPLAILVADLRFQHGDVRGALALYPAKPVAPEQRGWVALMRTQALIKLGQRDQAKGLIKAARDEQGFKGQRDALAKSLGAY encoded by the coding sequence ATGAGACGCCGCGGGGACCGCGCGGTCTGGCTCTTCCTGCTGGTCGCCTTCCCCCTGCTGGCCCAGCATGCGGCACCCGCCAAGGCCGAGCCGCACGCGCCCGCGGCGAAGGCACCCACCGGGCGGATGACGGATGCCGACGTGGCGGAGCTGGCCAAGGGTGCCCTGACCGCCGAGAATCTGACCTCCATCCGGGCCGCCCTCGGTCGGCTCAAGGCACACACCTTCAAGTCCAGCAAAGTCCCCGAACGGGAACTGGTCCTCTATGCCCAGGGCGTCCTCGAAGCGCGGCTGGGCAACCTTCCCGGCGCCACGGTGGCGCTGAAGAAGCTCGAGCGGCAGTGGCCGAAGTCGCCCTTCATGGGGGAGGCCCACACGATTCTCGCCGAGGATGCGCTCGTCCATCGAAGGTACAAGGAGGCCGAGGGGCGGCTCCACCAGGCCCTGGCCGCGGACATCCCCTCTGAGCTGAAGCGGAAACCCCAGGAACTCCTGATCTGGGCCCTGGTCGAGCAGGAGCGCCCCCAGGAGGCCCTGCCCATCGTGCAGTCCCTGCGGCCCCTCGAAGGGAGGGAGAAGCCCAGCGAGCGGGGCCTGGCAGCCATTGTGGAGGTCCTGTGCGCGACCGGTGAGCGGGAACAGGCCCAGGGCGCCCGCAAGGATTTCCAGAACCTCTACCCCAAGAGCGAGCTGATGCCCCGGGTGGACCTGGTGTGGGGCCGCCTGCTGGGCCGGTCCGGCGAAGCCCAGGAATCCGCCCAGGTCCTCCGGAAGCTCATCAAGGATTATCCGGGCTCGAGCCAGGCCGACGATGCGCGCCTGGCGCTCGCGAACCTGCTGACGGACGGGAGCCTCCCGGATACCAAGGACCTGCCCAGCGCCGAGGCCCTGCTGGCCGAGGTGCGGAAGGCGGGCAAGGGCCTTCCGAAGCGGACCGCCCAGGTCGTGGAGTTGCGCCTGTTGGTCGGGAAGCTGCTCTGGGAGGACGCTCTGAACCTGGTGGACCGCATGGACCCCGCGACCCGGGAGACGGTGCCCGAGGTGAAGAAGCTCTGGACCGAAGCCTGGAACGCCTGGGTGGGCCAGCGCCTCGAAAAGGGTTTTCCAGGTGAGTTGCTGGCCCGGCTGAAGGCCGGGACCTTCGCTGCGCTTGAGCCGGCCTTCCGCAAGGGCGTCGTTGAGCTGCTCGCCGCCCAGGGCCTGCTCGAGCTGATCCCCCGTCTTCTGCCGGAAGCCCCGGCGGCGGAGCGGGGCGGCCTCCGGAAGGCCGCCCTGGCCAAGGTGCAACCGGAAGCCCAACCGCAGGCCATCCTCCGCCTGCTGCCCGCCAAAGCTGAAACCCCCGATGAGGCCCTCCTGAGGGCGCGCGCAGAGGGCGCGCTGGAGCACTGGGCTCCGCTGCGTGCGGCCCTGGGACGCGCCAGACCTGGACCGGAGCGCATGGCCGGAGTCCTTCGCCTGCTGCAACGGCCCGTGGCCGCTCCGGAAACCGGGGCCCAGCGGCTCCAGGAGGCCGAAGGCTGGCTGAGGCGGGCCACCGAAAAACCGGAGGTAAGAGAACCCCTGGCGATCCTGGTGGCGGATCTGCGCTTCCAGCACGGCGATGTCCGCGGGGCCCTGGCCCTCTATCCCGCCAAACCCGTGGCCCCGGAGCAGCGGGGCTGGGTGGCCCTCATGCGGACCCAGGCCCTGATCAAGCTGGGGCAGCGGGACCAGGCCAAGGGGCTCATCAAGGCGGCCCGGGACGAGCAGGGCTTCAAGGGTCAGCGGGACGCCCTCGCCAAGAGCCTGGGAGCCTACTAG
- a CDS encoding peptidylprolyl isomerase, producing MRPLIAALLFIAVFDLSAAPKPKVKLTTSMGVIVMELEPEVAPKTVENFLKYVKKGQYKGTIFHRVISGFMIQGGGYVDYLGKKRTDAAIPNEADRSAAAGLKNKRGTLAMARTADPHSAAAEFFINVVDNPFLDFKGKANDKTWGYCVFGKVTQGMDVVDRIKAVKTSNKRSDFPSLPVKPVLITDAVQLP from the coding sequence ATGCGTCCCCTGATCGCCGCCCTTCTGTTCATCGCCGTGTTCGATCTCAGCGCCGCACCCAAGCCGAAGGTCAAGCTCACCACGAGCATGGGCGTCATCGTGATGGAACTGGAGCCCGAGGTGGCGCCGAAGACCGTGGAGAACTTCCTCAAATACGTGAAGAAGGGCCAGTATAAAGGGACCATCTTCCACCGCGTCATTTCGGGGTTCATGATCCAGGGCGGCGGCTATGTGGACTACCTGGGTAAGAAGCGCACCGATGCGGCGATCCCCAATGAGGCCGACCGCTCCGCCGCCGCGGGTCTGAAGAACAAGCGTGGGACCCTGGCCATGGCCAGGACAGCTGATCCCCACAGCGCCGCCGCGGAGTTCTTCATCAACGTGGTGGACAACCCCTTCCTGGATTTCAAGGGCAAGGCCAACGACAAGACCTGGGGCTACTGCGTGTTCGGCAAAGTGACCCAGGGCATGGATGTGGTCGACCGCATCAAGGCCGTCAAGACCAGTAACAAGCGCAGCGACTTTCCTTCCCTGCCCGTGAAGCCCGTGCTCATCACGGATGCGGTGCAGCTCCCATGA
- a CDS encoding lipopolysaccharide kinase InaA family protein — MRSGRWHGKLYSNAMIHDPYIIPPLPPQWPFEPGMALRPLGCRLNLELPGLGGGWRVCTPGGAVPTGEPVPLAGAFGRGGVLRVGDLVLRPYRRGGLLRHVNERTYRTHLRFAAEHAIHRGLWEAGFPTVEPVGYAWRPRALGVEGVLITRLAQGEPWPRRWDLSAERGADIRRLIGSLCEWGLWSPDLNATNVILPPSGGALLLDWDRARFEHAGPDLWPRYRTRLERSLRKLGAPAEAFAVMGAAPHP, encoded by the coding sequence TTGCGTTCCGGACGATGGCACGGCAAGCTGTACTCCAACGCCATGATCCACGATCCCTACATCATCCCCCCGCTCCCGCCCCAGTGGCCCTTCGAACCCGGCATGGCCCTCCGTCCGCTTGGATGCCGCCTGAACCTGGAGCTGCCGGGTCTCGGCGGCGGCTGGCGGGTTTGCACGCCGGGCGGCGCGGTCCCCACTGGCGAGCCCGTTCCGCTGGCGGGCGCCTTCGGCCGCGGCGGCGTTCTCCGCGTGGGCGACCTCGTCCTCCGGCCCTACCGCCGGGGCGGCCTGCTGCGCCACGTCAACGAGCGGACTTACCGCACCCACCTCCGCTTCGCCGCAGAGCATGCCATCCATCGCGGCTTGTGGGAGGCGGGCTTTCCCACCGTCGAGCCCGTCGGCTACGCGTGGCGTCCCAGGGCCCTCGGCGTCGAGGGCGTGCTGATCACCCGTCTGGCCCAGGGAGAGCCCTGGCCGCGCCGCTGGGATCTCAGCGCGGAACGCGGCGCCGACATCCGGCGCCTCATCGGATCGCTCTGCGAATGGGGCCTCTGGTCACCCGATCTGAACGCCACCAACGTGATCCTGCCGCCTTCGGGAGGCGCCCTGCTGCTCGACTGGGACCGGGCCCGCTTCGAGCACGCCGGGCCCGATCTCTGGCCCCGCTACCGGACCCGGCTCGAACGCAGCCTCCGCAAGCTCGGCGCCCCGGCCGAGGCCTTCGCGGTCATGGGAGCTGCACCGCATCCGTGA
- a CDS encoding DUF2344 domain-containing protein: MEAVAPSREPACLQALRALLSGPPTAAMDAMVEAISTAELAEEASERIRSLRPDAGNAEVAKALALRLAPLAAAAQQRRAARWQLDTRRTLIRFTYAKEPGALDYDDGDLHALFLQAFRLEGLGLALDLGKRPRPLLTVGLPLSAGIGSRGESMDAVLKREPAEDPTELMTRLNLRLPQGLRIDRWIPLPGYATAPSDLARLSHWVWRVDPALRAQLEAGVAIFLGASTWPWERGPAKSETPLDLRMILSGLQWTDEGLRFDTCMGPHQAVNPLKLLGAVLGLEPSDITGLVRTGVEFDPDPRLGQADRFEPKLKNMYEDAVLLGGGSNIVLVDEDDDEPTILG, encoded by the coding sequence ATGGAAGCCGTCGCACCCAGCCGGGAACCAGCCTGTCTGCAGGCGCTGCGGGCCCTGCTGTCAGGCCCCCCCACCGCCGCGATGGACGCCATGGTCGAGGCGATCAGCACCGCCGAGCTGGCGGAGGAGGCCAGCGAGCGGATCCGATCACTGCGCCCTGATGCGGGAAACGCCGAGGTGGCCAAGGCTCTCGCCCTCCGGCTCGCTCCGCTCGCCGCGGCCGCCCAGCAGCGGCGGGCCGCACGTTGGCAGCTGGATACCCGCCGCACTCTGATCCGCTTCACTTATGCGAAGGAACCAGGCGCCCTCGACTACGACGATGGGGATCTCCATGCCCTGTTCCTGCAGGCCTTCCGCCTCGAGGGGCTGGGCCTGGCCCTGGATCTCGGCAAACGGCCGCGACCGCTTCTGACCGTTGGACTTCCACTCTCCGCAGGCATCGGGAGCCGAGGCGAGTCCATGGACGCAGTCCTGAAGCGCGAACCGGCGGAAGATCCAACGGAGCTGATGACCAGGCTGAACCTGCGTCTTCCCCAAGGATTGAGGATCGATCGGTGGATTCCCCTGCCGGGATATGCGACCGCGCCCTCCGATCTGGCCCGGCTGTCGCACTGGGTCTGGAGGGTGGATCCGGCACTTCGAGCTCAGCTGGAAGCGGGGGTGGCGATCTTCCTGGGGGCGAGCACCTGGCCCTGGGAACGGGGACCCGCGAAATCCGAGACACCACTGGACCTTCGGATGATCCTCTCCGGATTGCAGTGGACCGACGAAGGGCTCCGCTTCGACACCTGCATGGGGCCCCACCAGGCGGTCAATCCACTCAAGCTGCTCGGCGCAGTCCTCGGGCTGGAACCATCCGACATCACGGGGCTCGTCCGCACCGGCGTGGAGTTCGATCCTGATCCGCGGCTCGGCCAGGCCGACCGTTTCGAGCCCAAGCTGAAGAACATGTACGAGGATGCCGTGCTGCTGGGCGGCGGCTCGAACATCGTGCTGGTGGACGAGGACGACGACGAGCCCACGATCCTAGGCTGA
- the ftsW gene encoding putative lipid II flippase FtsW yields MAPDVRRPVDRWLVLFALALVAVGMVWIYSASAIKASQNHAAATAFLTRQLLGGGIGITFMLALSQVDLATLQDHPRPLMVAYFVLIGLLVAVLFLGPKINGAHRWIRLGPVSLQPSEFFKPLSVLIAASWMIRNREAWTHHRDALPKLLGLAGILLIPLALILREPDFGTTFLIVFVALMVVFLGGAPKWIFAVAIPILGVLGTAFVVLSPYRLARVTSFLNPEADPLGKGHQALQSLVAVGNGGFMGVGLGGGKQKLFFLPEAHTDFIYAVIAEEAGLIGTVAILALFIAILWRGYRIARRVGDGYLKLCAMGFVLLLVVQALMNMSVVLSLAPNKGIPLPFISFGPNSLITSLICLGLLLSISKDVSA; encoded by the coding sequence ATGGCCCCCGACGTCCGCCGTCCCGTCGACCGCTGGCTGGTGCTCTTCGCCCTGGCCCTGGTGGCCGTGGGCATGGTCTGGATCTACTCCGCCTCGGCCATCAAGGCCTCCCAGAACCACGCGGCAGCCACGGCCTTCCTCACGCGCCAGCTCCTGGGTGGAGGCATCGGCATCACGTTCATGCTGGCCCTCTCCCAGGTGGACCTCGCAACCCTGCAGGATCACCCTCGCCCGCTGATGGTGGCCTACTTCGTCCTGATCGGGCTCCTCGTGGCCGTGCTCTTCCTAGGCCCCAAGATCAACGGCGCCCACCGATGGATCCGGCTGGGTCCCGTGAGCCTCCAGCCTTCGGAGTTCTTCAAGCCCCTCTCGGTGCTCATCGCCGCCTCCTGGATGATCCGCAACCGCGAGGCCTGGACGCACCACCGGGACGCGCTGCCCAAGCTGCTGGGGTTGGCGGGCATTCTGCTGATCCCCCTGGCCCTCATCCTCCGCGAACCCGACTTCGGCACCACCTTCCTCATCGTCTTCGTGGCCTTGATGGTGGTCTTCCTGGGGGGGGCGCCGAAGTGGATCTTTGCCGTGGCCATTCCCATCCTGGGCGTGCTCGGCACGGCCTTCGTGGTGCTCTCGCCCTATCGCCTGGCCCGCGTCACCAGCTTCCTCAACCCCGAGGCCGATCCCCTCGGTAAGGGGCACCAGGCCCTGCAGAGCCTCGTTGCCGTGGGTAACGGCGGCTTCATGGGCGTGGGGCTCGGTGGCGGAAAACAGAAGCTCTTCTTCCTGCCGGAAGCCCACACGGACTTCATCTATGCCGTCATCGCCGAGGAGGCGGGCCTCATAGGAACGGTGGCCATCCTGGCCCTCTTCATCGCCATCCTCTGGCGCGGCTACCGCATCGCCCGGCGGGTGGGCGACGGCTACCTGAAGCTGTGCGCCATGGGCTTCGTGCTGCTGCTGGTGGTGCAGGCCCTCATGAACATGAGCGTGGTGCTCTCGCTGGCGCCGAACAAGGGCATCCCCCTGCCCTTCATCTCCTTCGGCCCGAACAGCCTCATCACCAGCCTGATCTGCCTCGGCTTGCTGCTCTCCATCAGCAAGGACGTCTCAGCCTAG